A stretch of DNA from Treponema pectinovorum:
TTAATCGAAGGTGAAGATACAGAACTCGATAAAACTGTAATCGACGATTTGATGGATCCTATAATGCACTGTGTTCGTAACTCCGTTGATCACGGCATTGAATCTCCAGAAAAGCGCAAAGAATCTGGAAAAGATGAAACCGGTACTGTCTTATTAAAAGCTTCCAACGAAGGAAACATGATAATAATCGATATAATCGATGACGGTAAGGGTGTTGATACTCAAAAAGTTCGCAACAAAGCGATAGAAAAGGGGCTTATCCATCCAAATAAAGTAATTTCTGAACAAGAAGCGGCAAATTTGATATTTTTACCAGGTTTTTCTACTGCAGAAAAAATTACGAACGTATCTGGTCGTGGAGTTGGTCTTGACGTCGTAAAAACGATGATTGATAAGCTTAACGGAACTGTTAATGTAACTTCTGAAAAAGGCAAGGGTTCTAAATTTTCTATAAGACTTCCTCTTACATTGGCAATCATACAGGGACTTTTGGTTCGCGTTGGAAGGGAAGTTTATTCAATTCCTATCGCTTCTGTTATCGAAAGCCATCGTGTAAAAAAAGAAGATATAAACAGAATAGATAACTATGAAGTTTTAAATGTTAGAAATGAAGTTATCTCGGTTTTAAGGCTTAGCAGACTTTTCAATATCCATAATGCAGAAGATGGAGAGTATTGCTTTATAGTAATAGTTGGAACTCAAGATAAAAAGATTGGAATTATGGTAGATTCTTTGATTGGAGAAGAAGATGTCGTAATAAAACCTTTGCGTGACCAATTTACTCAATCTCCAGGAATCGCAGGTGCTTCAATATTGGGAGACGGTTCTGTTTCTTTGATTATTGATGTAAGTCAGTTGCTTGAACTTGGTGTAAGACAAGAAATTGAATCTCGTTCTGAGTATTCAATTTCAGACTGAAAAAGCGGAGAATATGTATGGCAAACGAAACTATGACCGAAACTAAAAGCATAAATGACGCTCTTGCTCAGAATTTAGGTGCTTACGCAAACACTGTTCCAGACGCGACAAAAGATGCAAGCGATAAAAACGAAAAAATTGCTCAGATAGATTACAAAATGGTAACATTTTCTCTTGCAGGAAAAGATTACGCTATAAATATCATGAAGATTAAGGAAATTGCAAAAGCAGGACGCTTTACCTATGTTCCTAATACACTTCCCTTTGTTTTGGGTGTTTATAATCTTCGTGGTGAAATAATTCCAATTGTAGATTTACGTCTTTTTTTTAACATAGACGTTGAACAGCGAAAAGACAACGCTTTAGAGAATATGCTGATCGTTTCTATAGAGGATCAGACCTTTGGGATTGTAGTTGATGTTATAGATAAAGTTGTTGGTATTCAAAAGGCGACTATTCAACCTCCTCATCCTTTGTTTGGCGACATAAATATAAAATACATACAAGGTGTTGTAGAAGTTAACAACAGACTTTATATCTTGCTTGACATAGAGCGAATCTTTGGTTCTAAGGGAGAAATTCAACCTGTAGAAGAAGAAACTGTTAGAAAGAATCTTGCAAATAATGCAAAAGTTGAACTTAAAGCTGATGCTCAGAAATCTCCTGTTGTTCAGCAAAAAGTACCTACGATTGAACAAAAAGCAGTTCCAAAAGAAAATTTGGATTTGTCTTTTATAAAAGAATCTTTAATGCAGATGAGGAAATTCTGTGTTTCTTCTATAAATGAATCCTGGGTAAAAGAGAGATTCTCTTCTTGGGTAAAGGAGAGAGGTAAGGATAATACACAGCTTTCTTCTTTTGAAGATGCGGATTCGTTCTTAAAGAATTTTTATTCGCCTTGTACTTCTAATTGGTGGACAAAAGAATACGCGGATTCTGTTTATAAAATACTTCCAGAAAATTCAGCAAAGCAGATAACAGTTTGGAATCCTGGTTGTGGTAAAGGTATGGAATCTTATTCGCTTGCTTGCTTGTTAAAAAAACGCTATCCAGATGCAAAGATAAAAATTTATGCGCATGACATAGATTTGCTTGTTGTTTCAAATGCACCTTTGATTTCTGTTCCAGCATCTGTTGCGGAAGGTTGGTATGCTCCTTTTGTTACAAATAAAGCGAATAACGATTTTACTTTTTCGCCAGAAGTAAAAACCAGTGTTATGTTTGAATATCATGACTGTGCAAATACAAATGCTTTGCCTGTCTGCGATATGATTTTTGCAAGAGATTTGATTTCTTTCCTTTCTTCATCTGGGCAGTCAGCTTTGGTATCTGATTTTGAAGAAAAATTGAAAGGAAATGGTGTTCTTGTTATTGGTTCTAACGAGTCCTTAAATGGAATCGGAAAATGGGTAGCGCATAAAGAGGGTAATTTGACCTTCTATACAAAATAACAAATAAATTGGGAGAAAAATATGAGAGTAGAGTACATCAATCCATTCGTTGAAACTTCGTTTCAGATTTTGAAAGAAGTGCTCGGTGGTGCAGAAGTAAAACGTGGGGATCTGTATCTTAAATCTACTGCTATGCCGGTGATGGGAGTTGCAACTCTTGTTGGTCTTGCAGGTGATGTTGAGGGACGTGTTCTTTTTGACATGTCTTACGAAACTGCTTTGAACATTGCTTCAAAGATGAATGGTGAGCAGTTGACTCAGTTTGATGATTTGGCTAAGGCTACTATAAGCGAACTTGCAAACTTGATAACCGCACAGGCTGTTACAAAATTGCATGAATTGGGTTTTAAGTTTGATCTTACTCCTCCAGCACTTTTTGCAGGAGAAAAAATGGAGATTGCCGCTCTTGGTAACCAAACAGACAGCGTAGAAGCGTTGATTGTTCCTTTGATTACTGAATGTGGTAAAATCGAAGTAAACGTAGCAATTCGCGAACGCATGTAGAAATTTCGGAGGCACTAAATGAAAACTAAACAGGATTTCCCTTCTATAAATGAACGTCCACCTGAGGGTGTTAGAGTTGACGGAACTAAAATTCGTGTGCTGATTGTTGATGATTCAATTTTCGTTGCGAAACAGTTGGGACAGATTTTGACATCCGAAGGATACGAAGTTGTGGCAACTGCTGTTGATGGAAAAGATGGAGTTGATAAATACAAGGAACTCTGTCCAAATGTTGACTTGGTAACAATGGATATAACAATGCCAAGGATGGACGGACTTACCGCTTTGGAACAAATTATGGCTTTTGATAAAAATGCAAGAGTTGTTATGGTTTCCGCTCTTGGTAAAGAGGAACTTGTAAAAAAATCGCTTTTGCTTGGTGCAAAGAACTATATCGTAAAACCTCTTGATCGCAAGAAGGTTCTCGAAAGAATAGGTTCAGCCGTAAAATAAAAATTGCATATTTCCCAGTTCTTGAAGAACTGGGATTTTTTTTGCATAATTGCCGTGTATGGCAGAAAAAAATAAAATTGTTGTTTTTGATTCAACCTTGAGAGATGGCTCTCAAGGCGAAGGGATAAGTTATTCAGTTCAAGATAAGATAAACATTGTAAAAGCTCTGGATGAACTTGGAGTTTCGTTTATAGAAGCGGGAAATCCTGGAAGCAATCCCAAAGATATGGAATTTTTTGTAGAAGCAAAGAAACTTTCTTTAAAAAATTCTAAAATCGTAGCTTTTGGTTCGACAAGACGAAAAGATATTTCTTGTGCGGAAGATGTAAACCTTCAAAGTCTTTTATCCGCAGAAACAGAATATGTTTGCATTTTTGGCAAAACTTGGGATTTTCAAGTTACGAATATAATTCATGCGTCTTTAAAAGAAAATCTTGAGATGATAAGGGATACTGTTTCGTATTTAAAAGAAAAAGGGCGAAAAGTTATCTTTGATGCGGAGCATTTTTTTACAGGATACAAAGAGAATTCAGAATACGCTTTAAAAGCTTTGAATTCTGCCTTTTTGGGTGGAGCAGATTGTTTATGTCTTTGCGAAACAAAGGGTGGTGCAATGCCTTCTGAATGCAGACTTGCAGTTGAAGCGGTTTGTAAAGAATTTAAAGGCAAAGTTGATATTGGAATTCACACGCATAACGATTGTGGACTTGCTATTGCGAATTCCATAATTGCAGTTGAATCTGGTGCAAATCATGTTCAGGGGGTTTTGCTTGGATTTGGCGAGAGAACTGGAAATGCAAATCTTTCTACGATAATTGCTGATTTGCAGTTGAAGTTAGGGTATGAATGTATTCCAGAAGAAAACATGCCATTGCTTACGCCTGTGTGCAAAAAGGTTGCAGAAATTACAAATATCGCCTTGAATCCCAGCATGCCTTTTGTTGGCTCTAGTGCTTTTGCTCATAAGGCAGGAATGCACATTGATGCGGTTATAAAAAATCCACTTGCATACGAGCATATTGACCCAAAAATTGTTGGCAATGAAAGGGTCTTTTTGATGAGCGAAGTTGCAGGAAAAAGTACGATTGTTGAAAAAGTCCAAAAATTTGATAAGGGCCTCAATAAAAATAGCCCAATCGTCGCCGAAATTGTAAAAAAAGTTAAGATTCTGGAACACGAAGGTTACCAGTTTGAAGGTGCGGACGCGAGTTTTGAGATTTTGGTTAGAAAAACTATAGGAAAATACGAGCCGTTTTTTAATCTGCATTATTATAAGACTAGCGGAGAGTTCCCTCGTTTTGCTGATGACAGAAGTGCTTTTGCTCAGGTAAAACTTGATGTTGAAGGAAATTCTATAGTTACAGCAGGCGAGGGCGACGGTCCTGTAAATGCTATGGATGTAGCGCTTAGAAAAGCCTTGGGAGAATTTTATCCTGCAGTTGCAAAAATTCATTTGACGGACTACAAGGTTAGAGTTTTGGACGGAAAAGACGCAACTGCAAGTTCTGTTAGAGTATTGATTGAGTCTAGCGATGGAGAAAACTCTTGGAGCACTATGGGAGTTTCAAGCGATGTTATTGAAGCAAGTTATCTTGCGCTCGTTGACTCTTTTGAATACAAACTTATAAAAGATTTAGAAAAGCGATATTCTAAAATAATATAGTTGCACTAGCGCTGGGAGTGGCGGCTTGCCGTTCTGGGCAACTGCATTTTGCAGTTGCCCAGAATGACCGTTAGGGAACCACGGACATAGCGGTCTGCCTTTGGCAGACAGTGCACTTATTCAGCACCGTATTGTTTGTAATATTCGTCTAATTCTGCTTTTATTTTGTCTGTGATTATTTTTTTGTCGCCATTTGTGTAGAGGCGCTCGATTACGTCCTGCATTGTTACGATTGCACACGCTGGAAAGCCGTATTTTTGACTTATGACCGAAAGTGCGGCTCTTGTTGTTTCTGGAGCTTTTTCCATGCGATCTAAGGAAACTATTTCGCCGACTATTTTTATTGCTCCTGCTTTTGTTTCTTGTGCTTTAATTTTTGGGTAGGTTTCTTCGATTGATTTTCCAGAGGTCGTAACGTCTTCGATGATTATAACCCTGTCGCCGTCTTTTATTTTGTAACCCAAAAAAGAGCCTTTGTCTGCACCGTGGTCTTTTTCTTCTTTGCGGTCTGAGCAATATTTGACTTCTTTACCGTAAAGTTTTGAATAAGCGATTGCTGTTACGACTGCGAGTGGAATTCCTTTGTAGGCAGGTCCAAAAAAAACGTCAAAATCGTCTCCAAAATTTTTGTGTATCGCCTGGGCATAAAATTCGCCGAGTTTTTGCAGTTGACTGCCGGTTACATAAGCGCCTGCATTCATAAAAAAAGGTGATTTTCTGCCAGATTTTAAAGTAAAAGAGCCAAATTTTAAAACCTCACATTCGACCATAAAATCTATAAAATTTTTTTTGTAATCTTCCATGATAATTTCCTTGATTTTTTTATTGATAATTTTCTTGATTATTTTGTCCTAAAAAGACTAGCACAGTTTTTGATTTGATGGAATTAGTTTTTTACGCGCAGAATTTTGTGCAAAAAGCGGTTGTTGTAAAAAAGCGAATTTAATTTTAATTTGTCTATTTCAGTGAAGAAGATTCAAAGTTAGATGGAAGAATCGATGAAAGTTTTTTCTCTTCGTATTTCCCTTCCACGTTTGCACATAAAACTTTTAATGAAGATGAAAATTCTGCCATAAACTGTCTGCAAAGTCCGCAGGGTGTGCAAATTTCTTTTGAAGAGCCTGCGATTGCGATTTTTACGAAATTTGTGTTTCCTTCTGATATTGCTTTTGACATTGCAACTCTCTCGGCACATAACCCGCAAGGGTAGGAAGCGTTTTCTATATTTGTTCCTGTAAAGATTTTTCCATCCTTGCATAAAAGTGCGGCGCCAACCTTGTATTTTGAATAAGGCGAATACGAATATTTTTGAGATTCAATAGCTTTTTGGACGAGTTCTTTGTCGGTTAAATCATTCATCGTTACAAAATTATATTATAAAATTTCTTAATTGTAAAAAACGGTTAAAAATGATATTGTTTTTAGCATTATTGAAGTAATTAAGCGGAATTAAAATTTTCGCTTTTGGAGAAGTTATATTATGGAAAAAACTATTGCTTTAATTCATGGAGATGGAATTGGTCCCGATGTTGTTAGCGAAGCGGTAAAAGTTTTGGATGCTGTCGCTAAAAAATTTGGCCACAAATGGAACTATAAAAATGTTATTGCCGGCGGTCAGGCGATAGACACCTTTGGAGTGCCTCTTCCGCAGGAGCAGCTCGACATCTGTCTTTCAAGCGATGCAACTCTTTTGGGTGCTGTTGGAGGTCCTAAGTGGGACAATGTTGCACCAGAAATTCGCCCTGAAAAGGCGCTTCTTGGTTTACGAGGTGGAATGAAGGTTTTTGCAAATCTTAGACCTGCGGTTATGTGGCCTCAGCTAAAAGATGCTTGTCCTTTAAAAGACGAGATTGTTGGCGACGGTCTTGATATTCTCGTTGTGCGCGAACTCACTGGCGGTATATATTTTGGCGAGAGGGGAACTTCTCCAGACGGAAAAACTGCCTGGGATACAGAAAAATATTCTTGGCAAGAGATTGAAAGAATTGTAAGACTGGGCTTTGAATTTGCAAAAAAACGCAAAAATCACCTTACGGTTGTTGATAAGGCTAACATTTTGAATTCGAGTAGGCTCTGGAGAACCGTTGCAGAAGAAGTTCACAAAGAGTACAAAGATGTAACTTTGGATTTTCTCTACATCGATAATGCGGCTATGCAGTTGGTTCGCTCTCCTCGTCAATTTGATGTTATTGCGACTTCAAATATGTTTGGCGATATTTTAACAGACGAAGCATCGCAAATTACAGGTTCTATCGGTATGCTCGCCTCTGCTTCTTTGGGAGACGGAACAGGACCTGGGCTTTATGAGCCAATCCACGGTTCTGCACCAGACATTGCAGGAAAAAATCTTGCAAATCCACTTGCAACAATTCTTTCTGCTGCAATGCTCTTGCGATACAGTTTTAAACTTGAAAAAGAAGCTCAATCTATAGAAGAAGCGGTAAAGTCTGTCTTGGATGCAGGCTACAGAACTGGCGACATTGCAGGTTCTAAAATTGCTCAAATAAAGGCAGATGGAAAACTCGTTGGAACAAAAGAGATGGGGCAACTCGTCCTTAAATATTTAAACGCATAATAATTTTATTTGATTTTATAAAAATCGTGTATGTAAAGTGTACCTATGTGGGTGGTATGTACATGCACGATTTTTTTTTTGCACTTAGACTTTGTTTTACTATATAATGGTAACGCTTATGGAAAATAATTCCTTTGATAGACTTGTTTCTGGGCTTTCGGAAGGTGAGAGAAAAGAGATGCTCGAAAAAATGAAAGCATCTGGTGGCGTAAACGAGTCTTTAACTTACGATGATAAATTTGAAAATGACGAGCAGATTCCGTTTAGCGAGCAGATAAAAAATGAATCGATATTTTTTCGTATATACCTGTGGATTAAATCGCTAATTTCAAACACTTCTATACAGGCTCTTTATAATGAGCGTAAAATTTCGTTGATTGCTCGCTATATCGACAAAATAAGTCCGAATCTTTTAGACAACAAGCGAGCGGTTTTGCAGTCTGCTTTTTACGAAAAACTTTCTGAACTAAAGTTGAGTGCAGATTTTTTTCGACCGTACATAACAAATATGGAAGGCGATGAAAATTCATTTCTTGTTTTTTTAGGTTCGCTTGTTATAACCGATATTGAAAAACAGATGGATGCAGAAGTTGACCCATATTCAATTCCGTTGAGCAATGGAGCTCGCCCTGACCAAAGAATTGCGCTTTTACGTAAGATGGATGAAATTATAAACAATATTCCTGCAACTGATAGAAATGCCATGTATGCGGCAGTTCGTGCAGTTGAATGGTTAAGGCAATTTTCAAAACTTCCTTTTCAAAGATTTCTAAATTTCTTTTCTGCGGTTGTCGAAAGCAATTATTCGTGTTCGTTTAATGTTTTGGAAAATGAAATAAGCCTTTTTGCAAAAATTTTGTGCAACGGAATGATTATTCCAGATGAAGTTTTTGAAGCGCTTTATCTTTTTTCTAGAAGGAATACGAGCGAAAAAACTTTAGATGGAATTGATGAAGTTTCTGATAAAGCGTTGGATTTTATGGAAAAGGCTAAGGCGCAAATCGCTTTGATGAAGATGTTTATAACGACTGTTCCAATGCGCTCTGTCGGAAAAGTTGTATATGCAGATTCCACTTGGACTCCAGAAAATTTTACAGGTGGCGAAGATTGGTATCAAAAGTATAAAGCTAATTGGAAAAGACTTTTTGATAAAAAATGGCAGGCTTGGAGTCATGATTGCAAAAAAGAAGCGTTGCGAATCGATTTAAAAAACAATTTTTCACTTGAGCAGTTTCCTCTTTTGCCAGAACGTCCTTGGGCAAATCTTTGGGCTGGACTTACTTTTAGATATGAACTTACGGCTGGTTTTTTAAATTGGTATATAAAAGAAAAATTCCCTGAATACGAACTCACTTTAAAAACCATAATGCTCGAAGGGGATTTTATTCAAAAAGAAAATCGCTCTGAGTATAATGATTCTTTTAACAAGCTTATTCAACTTTCCATTGATTTACGAGCTTTAAATGAAGGTCTTTCTTCTGGTGGAGAATACGGCTTAATTTTTAACAAATTGATGAACGAACGATTGCGTTCTTTGCAAGCGTATTCAAAAATAGAAACAATAATTCGTAGCGTAGAAAGCGATGTACGTTCTATGCTTTCGACTTTTGGAGAGGCGTGTAGAATTTTAGAGCTGTGTTTTTCTGGAATTTTTCTTGAAAAAACAGACAGCCGTTACGATTCGCTTTCTAATTTTAATAGAATTCAAGGAAAAGATAATGAAAAATTCAAAGAAAATCTTCTTGCTGCCAGAGCATCTATTTTTAATGCC
This window harbors:
- a CDS encoding chemotaxis protein CheX yields the protein MRVEYINPFVETSFQILKEVLGGAEVKRGDLYLKSTAMPVMGVATLVGLAGDVEGRVLFDMSYETALNIASKMNGEQLTQFDDLAKATISELANLITAQAVTKLHELGFKFDLTPPALFAGEKMEIAALGNQTDSVEALIVPLITECGKIEVNVAIRERM
- a CDS encoding CheR family methyltransferase encodes the protein MANETMTETKSINDALAQNLGAYANTVPDATKDASDKNEKIAQIDYKMVTFSLAGKDYAINIMKIKEIAKAGRFTYVPNTLPFVLGVYNLRGEIIPIVDLRLFFNIDVEQRKDNALENMLIVSIEDQTFGIVVDVIDKVVGIQKATIQPPHPLFGDINIKYIQGVVEVNNRLYILLDIERIFGSKGEIQPVEEETVRKNLANNAKVELKADAQKSPVVQQKVPTIEQKAVPKENLDLSFIKESLMQMRKFCVSSINESWVKERFSSWVKERGKDNTQLSSFEDADSFLKNFYSPCTSNWWTKEYADSVYKILPENSAKQITVWNPGCGKGMESYSLACLLKKRYPDAKIKIYAHDIDLLVVSNAPLISVPASVAEGWYAPFVTNKANNDFTFSPEVKTSVMFEYHDCANTNALPVCDMIFARDLISFLSSSGQSALVSDFEEKLKGNGVLVIGSNESLNGIGKWVAHKEGNLTFYTK
- the leuB gene encoding 3-isopropylmalate dehydrogenase, with amino-acid sequence MEKTIALIHGDGIGPDVVSEAVKVLDAVAKKFGHKWNYKNVIAGGQAIDTFGVPLPQEQLDICLSSDATLLGAVGGPKWDNVAPEIRPEKALLGLRGGMKVFANLRPAVMWPQLKDACPLKDEIVGDGLDILVVRELTGGIYFGERGTSPDGKTAWDTEKYSWQEIERIVRLGFEFAKKRKNHLTVVDKANILNSSRLWRTVAEEVHKEYKDVTLDFLYIDNAAMQLVRSPRQFDVIATSNMFGDILTDEASQITGSIGMLASASLGDGTGPGLYEPIHGSAPDIAGKNLANPLATILSAAMLLRYSFKLEKEAQSIEEAVKSVLDAGYRTGDIAGSKIAQIKADGKLVGTKEMGQLVLKYLNA
- the cimA gene encoding citramalate synthase; translation: MAEKNKIVVFDSTLRDGSQGEGISYSVQDKINIVKALDELGVSFIEAGNPGSNPKDMEFFVEAKKLSLKNSKIVAFGSTRRKDISCAEDVNLQSLLSAETEYVCIFGKTWDFQVTNIIHASLKENLEMIRDTVSYLKEKGRKVIFDAEHFFTGYKENSEYALKALNSAFLGGADCLCLCETKGGAMPSECRLAVEAVCKEFKGKVDIGIHTHNDCGLAIANSIIAVESGANHVQGVLLGFGERTGNANLSTIIADLQLKLGYECIPEENMPLLTPVCKKVAEITNIALNPSMPFVGSSAFAHKAGMHIDAVIKNPLAYEHIDPKIVGNERVFLMSEVAGKSTIVEKVQKFDKGLNKNSPIVAEIVKKVKILEHEGYQFEGADASFEILVRKTIGKYEPFFNLHYYKTSGEFPRFADDRSAFAQVKLDVEGNSIVTAGEGDGPVNAMDVALRKALGEFYPAVAKIHLTDYKVRVLDGKDATASSVRVLIESSDGENSWSTMGVSSDVIEASYLALVDSFEYKLIKDLEKRYSKII
- the pyrE gene encoding orotate phosphoribosyltransferase yields the protein MEDYKKNFIDFMVECEVLKFGSFTLKSGRKSPFFMNAGAYVTGSQLQKLGEFYAQAIHKNFGDDFDVFFGPAYKGIPLAVVTAIAYSKLYGKEVKYCSDRKEEKDHGADKGSFLGYKIKDGDRVIIIEDVTTSGKSIEETYPKIKAQETKAGAIKIVGEIVSLDRMEKAPETTRAALSVISQKYGFPACAIVTMQDVIERLYTNGDKKIITDKIKAELDEYYKQYGAE
- a CDS encoding DUF5312 family protein, yielding MENNSFDRLVSGLSEGERKEMLEKMKASGGVNESLTYDDKFENDEQIPFSEQIKNESIFFRIYLWIKSLISNTSIQALYNERKISLIARYIDKISPNLLDNKRAVLQSAFYEKLSELKLSADFFRPYITNMEGDENSFLVFLGSLVITDIEKQMDAEVDPYSIPLSNGARPDQRIALLRKMDEIINNIPATDRNAMYAAVRAVEWLRQFSKLPFQRFLNFFSAVVESNYSCSFNVLENEISLFAKILCNGMIIPDEVFEALYLFSRRNTSEKTLDGIDEVSDKALDFMEKAKAQIALMKMFITTVPMRSVGKVVYADSTWTPENFTGGEDWYQKYKANWKRLFDKKWQAWSHDCKKEALRIDLKNNFSLEQFPLLPERPWANLWAGLTFRYELTAGFLNWYIKEKFPEYELTLKTIMLEGDFIQKENRSEYNDSFNKLIQLSIDLRALNEGLSSGGEYGLIFNKLMNERLRSLQAYSKIETIIRSVESDVRSMLSTFGEACRILELCFSGIFLEKTDSRYDSLSNFNRIQGKDNEKFKENLLAARASIFNASAMIRNLEPIDTPSLLK
- the cdd gene encoding cytidine deaminase encodes the protein MNDLTDKELVQKAIESQKYSYSPYSKYKVGAALLCKDGKIFTGTNIENASYPCGLCAERVAMSKAISEGNTNFVKIAIAGSSKEICTPCGLCRQFMAEFSSSLKVLCANVEGKYEEKKLSSILPSNFESSSLK
- a CDS encoding response regulator, whose translation is MKTKQDFPSINERPPEGVRVDGTKIRVLIVDDSIFVAKQLGQILTSEGYEVVATAVDGKDGVDKYKELCPNVDLVTMDITMPRMDGLTALEQIMAFDKNARVVMVSALGKEELVKKSLLLGAKNYIVKPLDRKKVLERIGSAVK